tctgcaagCGGGTCGTCCACATAGACCTTGAAAAGAGAAAAAACCcgtaagaaaaagaaaaaagtaaAGGCGTGCAAATCCCAGGGTCGGTCGAGCTGCACTGTGGATCGCGAGCGAGTTATGCCTCTGTCAGTACCCATGgggttttgagtgcgtagttatgtatgcgcggtatgAATGCCATTTCCTCATCGGGgttgggacggaggccgaattatTAATTCAGGTCTTGACGAACCGAGCTGccctgttgcagtgtagtccggaccttcttaacgatgtccaggggctcggcggCCGGATTATGGTGCCGCTTTAGAAGGCCGCTCTgtgcttctgctgctagggctgcggtgtgctcctctgtacggagggaacgttccgtgtttccatttactgtaatgacgccatgtggaccgggcatcttgagcttgagataagcttaatgtggcaccgcgttgaatctagcaaacgtggttcgtccgagcagtgcgtggtagccgctgcggaaggggacgatgtcgaagattagctcttcgcttcggaagttatccggggaaccaaagaccacctccagcgtgattgagcccgtacaacgggcctctatgcctggtatgactcctttaaaggtagttatcgtgggcttgattcgtgagggattaatgcccattttgcgtactgtatcctgatagagcaggttgaggctgctgccaccgtccattaggactcgtgtcatGTGAAATCCGCCGATGATTGGGTCGAGTAccaatgcggccgaaccgccatcacggatactagttggatgatctcgacgatcaaaggtgatcgggaatgacgaccatgggttgaattttggggtgactggctctaccgcatagacgtccctgagtgcgcgcttgcgctcccttttggggatgtgtgtagcatatatcatgttcacagTTTTGACTTGAGGCgggaatttcttctgccccccagtgttcggctgccgaggctcctcgtcatcgtcctcgctctgcgATTCCCCTTCCTTGTTTCCGCTATTTACCCTGCTGGCTTGCTTAAGGACCCGacaatctctgttagtatggttggccggtttgtctggggtgccatgtatctggcacggacaatcaagtatgcggtccaagctggatggtcctccgccattccttttatagggcttctttcgctggccggacttggagccactgaatccggcgtgaactgtagtgtcatcggtgttatcgccattacttcggcgtttgtgtctgttgcgccggagcttgccggtgctgtttctggcctcggaggggcctgcttcgttggctgtgtttgtactgcgagccagccaactatcctctcccgcacaaaagtgggtcataagtgccgtgagggctgccatggacctcggcttttcttggccgaggtggcgtgctaaccattcgtcacggatgctgtgtttaaaggccgctagggcttcggcatccggacagtcaacgatctagttcttcttggttaggaacctagtccagaattttctggctgattctccaggttgttgaactatgtggcttaagtcatcggcatctggtggccggacataagtaccttggaagttgtcaaggaaagcttcttccaagtcctcccagccgcccatggaattttcaggcaggctattcaACCAATGTctagctggtcctttgagctttagtgggaggtatttgatggcgtggaggtcgtctccgcgggccatgtggatgcgaagaataaagtcctcaatccatactgcgggatcagttgttccgtcgtatgattcaatattgacgggcttgaacccctcgggggaattcgtgatccagtacttcatctgtgaagcatagagggtgtgcggcgcctctatatcgggccgcgtcacggcgcacctccgatgaagtccgtctgcggttatcggcccgggtgtgactaggtttgtcacgtccgaataggtagccgtcatcccgagtcgggaggcatcctcgcgatccgtagatcgatctggtgtgtcttgctctactgtccaattcctgccgaaggtcgtatgtatggtcccgagctggTCTATCCCTTtgtttacgaggcggtggggcgggctgttgttcggcctgagttgtcgttttatcccgaccgcggggtggtggtccgccgcactatcccggccacgtggtggtcggtcctcgttgtgcgagggaggtatgggatctggtgcctcctcatcaaactgaggtagcagtctgcgctttgggtaactcttggctgggcacttgaggccgtattcttcggctgccaggacatcggtccatctgtcgatgagtaggtcttgatcggcttggagctgttgctgctttttctttaggcttCTGGCAGTAGCtcttagctggcgcttgaagcgctcctgctctaggggtgcctcaggcatgatgaaatccttgctgtcgaggctctcctcatctttggagactggacgataactatcatcatccgggtcatcgggcatggcctgtttatcagggtcaTCTTGACCGTTGTCTTGCTCCTCCTTTTCGGATGCAGCTCCAGcaggtcttcattgttttcggcgtcgcccggggtactattttctccggtgccggtgttgttgtcttttgagcgacgtgactt
This sequence is a window from Aegilops tauschii subsp. strangulata cultivar AL8/78 chromosome 7, Aet v6.0, whole genome shotgun sequence. Protein-coding genes within it:
- the LOC109738447 gene encoding uncharacterized protein isoform X1 translates to MPDDPDDDSYRPVSKDEESLDSKDFIMPEAPLEQERFKRQLRATARSLKKKQQQLQADQDLLIDRWTDVLAAEEYGLKCPAKSYPKRRLLPQFDEEAPDPIPPSHNEDRPPRGRDSAADHHPAVGIKRQLRPNNSPPHRLVNKGIDQLGTIHTTFGRNWTVEQDTPDRSTDREDASRLGMTATYSDVTNLVTPGPITADGLHRRCAVTRPDIEAPHTLYASQMKYWITNSPEGFKPVNIESYDGTTDPAVWIEDFILRIHMARGDDLHAIKYLPLKLKGPARHWLNSLPENSMGGWEDLEEAFLDNFQGTYVRPPDADDLSHIVQQPGESARKFWTRFLTKKN